Part of the Mangifera indica cultivar Alphonso chromosome 4, CATAS_Mindica_2.1, whole genome shotgun sequence genome, aataatatgaacaatactatgtatatctattttttatacataattcatgtacatagtaatgtgtcatcatgtaattaggtgattttaaaacatgtgtcatcatataataaagaaacattcaatcacatgataacacctcatctatgtacacaaattatgtacaaaaaatgggtatacatagttttattactaataatatttacttgtattataattataagaatTATTCTTTTAAGAATATTAAGGGAAATGTctgataattaatttgaattagccAATTTTTAAAGGCccaaggactatttcccatccaaagtatcctttaatctcaagttttcatcttttaactttgaaaatcctatttacccatCCATAGaggattaaaattaatggaactttagccccttaaaattttataggccaagttttaaaaaatgacatttcctcctctagggtttagttttcaaacttcaactCCATTTTCAGCACCATTATCGATGATATTTCTCTCCCTCTGACGATCTCTCTCCACTCACCTAAATGCCTTATCAATGTCAAATGAAGCTGGggagaaaaagatgaagatcCCATCTTTGTCTGAAAAGATAATCATTCTCCCAGAAAAAGATGGCTaagaagacgatcatcttcccagatgaagagctttgtcttctcgatgaagttcttcatctGTCAAGTCTCATTTAACACTGATTGAGCATTCAATTGAGTGGAGAGAGATcatcaaagggaaagaaagcTTCAAGAGGAAGAGGCCACTGACAATGATGTCAGAGATGAcgttgaagtttgaaaactaaaccttaggagggaaaatatcattttttaaaacttggttgaaggacaaacttttagtttttaaggtttttttcttttaggagagagattaaattttattttatttttaatattacagatgaaaTGACGATTTCATCTTTGAAACTAACAGACTTAACCCCCTATAAAtgagtgtttgagatttttatagttaaagagtgaaaacttaatattagaggatactttggatggaaataagtcatttggccattttttaaattaattttttattatttttaactaatgaACATGActttataattaacataataaaaagtCATTAGggataaataatgatatgattaAAGGCGTGAAAGTTTCAAGAGAATTGCTATAATATCAttacacaaaatatatatttgtcaagCATGTCTTTTTAATACttgtctattttaaaaaaaaaaaatttatgtcacTCTGAGTTAATATAGGTTTGTTTCTTGTCAATCCAAATataatccaattttaatttggataaacacaactcaaattatattttgtattaaaaaaattcaactttaatatgattttttttgcaTTATATCATATCACATTAATGAATCATGTAAAAAATTGtcaactttaaataatttaaatcattgTTCCATTgagttataatttgaaatttgtaatttacACTATGGTTATGTACGATCCAGTTTGATATcgtttgagaaattttttaaatcagattaaaaaaatatgttctgATCCTATTTAGATTacagtttaaattataattatcagtatcatACAATATACCATATGTATTATATCCtataatatgatacgatataaatgaaaaatgatatgtataataaggtgtatcaaattaatatgatataataaacatatcatatgatatgatatatattatctatacaaattgatacacttttctaaaaaatgataatgcattaagggtgtatatgaaaaatttttaaaatgttaagggtgtaatatttttcaaaatgataacgacttaattacaatattttattagtaatttattattttaatttttaaaagatatatcatacaatataatacatgatataataaattaaactttcaatATACGATAagataaatgttttaaaattatattatattatatatatataatttaataaaagtaattgaattataattttctaaaacataatatacacatgtaaaataaatataacatacacaatacatatgtatataaaatgataaaataaatatgaaaaaaataagttatacactaaattacttattaaaaaattttgtttagttatatatattttaaatacagtttgatttgatttaaaaattgatcaaactATAATCTGAACtgaaaaaaggtttaaaaaattttaatcaaaattaaattaaatcataatttttaaataatttaattcaattttataatttaaactggAGTATATATCCTTAATTTATActtcttgtttttttaataacccAACTCCAAATTAATAATACACATGCATCATTCAGACGCTCAGTCCGAGGCCCGATCTCACAAAGAACCTGATCCAAATTCAATTCGGATCCTACAATCGGAGACAAAACCTAAGTTGGTCCCGTCTCCAAGGCCCCGGACCCATTCGGTCTCGATTCCCATTTGCCCAGGACTATGTCTAAGTACAGATTTATAGGAATCCAATGGAAATTCCACCGACACATAAGGTTTGAAACTATGCATactggatatatatatatatttatattcttgGGGCTGAGTCTTCTCCGGACTCCAGCTAATGTGAGTTTGTCCATATGTAAAGACTTTGCCATCTCAATTGACAAAACCCGTACATGATTTTTCTAAGCATCATCGGTGCCTTTGTACTTTTTGTAGGACCCCAAGTTCTGTTTCTAGTCATGCTTTATTAAAGCTGAAAAGATTGGCCCATGTTCTTTCTCCATGACTTGGGTTAATTTGTTTTGGGGTGTCTCTCCCCATCTCCACGCTTCATACGAATCACCACAAGTTATTTCACggttctttatttctttttctagcTTTCCCTgttttttagtttatgtttgatCCAAATGAAAGAACGGATTTTGGTGAAGAATGCCTTAAAATttaatgactttttaaaatacatttgtTTTGCCGCTTAATGTCAATCTTTCTAGATTATcctaataaatattcaaatcattGTTACAATCATCTATTTTGACAATCACAGTGTTATCCAGGGTACCTTCAATAATGTTTTTCATGAACACACTGACGTATATTAAAATTGACTGCTACTTGTTTGTCATTATCTGATCAGAGACACTTTATTTCATTCCGTCCTTTCTCTAAATCAAATAGCAAATGTTTTCACCAAGACTCATCCTTCTGGATGATTTTATGACTTCATTACAAACttaatttagtaaatattttgtCTAAATGAGTTTGCAAGGGAATATTAAACTATATTCTAAATATAGAGTAttctatattaaaatatattctaaatatgcAGTATCATGTTATAAATTATTGTGTATCAATCATCTCGACTTGTTTTTCTTGATATGTTTCCTTATTTATATAAGAAGATTTAAACcaagtataaatttatgtatacaattaAGTCATCGtttataattagtaattaaCTTGACAAATCATAAAAGGAAACAGGGGAaaaatgaaatcacaacaaGTTGATTTATTCGATTAAAAATTAGCTAGTTACATTGATTCTACATAATATATGATCGGGGAAACAGATATGTATACGCACAAATAACGAAGCCTAACCATGAACGTCTTGGATTGGACAAGTCCATCTTCAGGGGTCCGGTGGCTTAACAATTACAGGCGGGGCGGCACAAGAGCTGCATAAGTGCGAGATGGTGGAGCAGGTGCGAGTTCTGCTGTTGATTTTTGATAAAACGTCTCAGTATCAGTGTGACTGGAATAACCATTCTTCATACAAGGAACAATATTCAGTGACTTCTCGTTTGGACAACTCATTCGCGTGGAGAAGAATTTACGGCATTCTTCAGGTGATCTCTGAAATGGAAGATCCAAAATGCAGTTCATCCGAATATCAAGTTTGTTTTTCATCAACAACTTCCTGCATTCACGTCCAATCTGTGTAAAATAGTTATATGACAGAGTTAAGTTGTCGAGCTTCGGCAGCTTGCAGACCATCTCGGGCACAGGCCCGTAAAATTGGTTATAAGAGAAGTTGAGGTTCTGCATACTAGCCAAGCATCCGAACGAGCGCGGAATGGGGCCGGTCAACATATTTTTACTCACGTCGAATACGGTGGCATTTCTAAGGAAGCCGATTTCATAAGGCAAGCAACCTGAGAACTTGTTGTTCAGGAAAAGCACTTCTAGCAGGTATTTTGCGCTGCCAATGCTGCTTGGAATGGGGCCGGTGAACTCGTTGTTGGCAAAAGTGAGATAAAGGGCTCGTGTGGAGCCAAGATTGGAAGGAAGATTTCCTGTGAAGTAGTTGTTATTGATGAAGAGGACATCAAGATCCAGGTTGAATATTTCAGGTGGAACATTTCCACTCAATGAGTTGAACCTGAGGTCCAAGAAGGTTAATTTTTTGCAATTAAGAACTTCCATTGGAAACTCGCCGGATAACTTGTTGTTGCTGACATCTAGCTCGTACAAGTACTTGATCTTGGATGTTAATTTTGGGATTGAAAGGGCGAAATTGTTGGAATTTACGTGGAAGATTGCCAAATCATTCAACTGCTCAAGAAATCCAGAGAAGTTAAGCGACGGACCGCTAAAATTATAGCCATTGAAGTCTACTCCCGCAACTGCCTTCAGTTTTACGTCAGGACGAGTATCACATGCAAAACCTTTGTATTTGCAAACATCTTTACCTTTCCACGAATCTGTAATACCTTGTGGATCAGATAAAATGCTAGTCCTGAATCTTTGAATTACTTTGCGAGCTTGTATGAGTAGCTTATTCTGGGGTGGACGAGGAggaggacgaggacgaggaggaggtggtggtggaggaggaggaggagggggaggaggtgatggtggtggtggaggagaaGGAGGTGGTGGAGGAGAAGGAGGGGGAGgaggtgatggtggtggtggaggagaaGGAGGGGGAGgaggtgatggtggtggtggaggagaaGGAGGGGGAGgaggtgatggtggtggtggaggagaaggaggaggaggaggtgatggtggtggtgggggACAAGGAGGGGGTGGAGGAGGAGGACAAATTGGCtcaggaggaggaggaggaggacaAACCGGCtcaggaggaggaggaggaggacaCTCTTCATATTCCGGAGGGGGAGCAGGACCTACAACACCGCCACCGATTATGATCTCCAAATCTCCTCTTCTTGATTGGGGACCACCTGTTACGTTATGATGCAAACATGAATGAACAATGAGAAGGAATAGCATAAAAGAAGAACAAAGATAAGAAATGGAGGCCATAATGTTCCTCTACAGGATTTCAGAGAGTAGAAGATATCCAATATATAAACGAACAGTGAAGAGTAGAAGACCAAGAGTGGAGGGCAGTCAAAGACTCACGAGCAAAACAGACGACGTCTACTTCAAATTTACTAGGGTAAGCGGACGTTGCTCTGTCATTTTCACAACAAAGAGACAATCAATTTGCAGAGCTTCCTCTAACTTTTTGGTAGGTTTCAAAATTTGTGGCCGTCTTCAACTGCTGTACGGCCATAAACTCTCTGGTTTTAATCCAATTTACAATATGAGAAGTGCAATAATACGGTACTACTGCCAACCGGGTCGATCGAGCACGAGATAAAAAGGAGGAAACGAAAACAATGGGATTTTACCAACCCAATGAGAGacttttagatttgaattagaGGATTAAATGATCAAAAACTTTATCTGAAAGTTCGAggtaattatttaatgtcctaagaatatatatatatatacctttgTTGTTAATTAGTTTCAGTTTTAATCCACAAACTGCTTTTCTAATACAAGGTTAAGGAGACACAAAAAAACCGAAAAACCGAATCGAAGCAAGGACTTCATTGTTTACTCTTGtagaaaatattttggattgaattcaaatacctctcttaacttatctaatacaataattataaaatcagttattaaatttgatgttttatttaGTATGATCGATTTAACTTTAAAGAgatgatttgactcaaataacatttttttgctattaaaaaaaattggatttatgCCATCAGTAGAtttatgtgtataaacaatagtttaaaatttgaatataaatgatgatatatcattacatgacaggatattattttatctttaatttaaaattatttaattatataataatatataattgtttgtacttattatttatacacattaatttattatttaccaTGTTCTGTGAACTTTTTATCCAATACAaataacttaataaatttagggtttaaccCAAAAATATAAGAGTCAAgatgtctttatttatttagGTGGAAATTTAGATAGGGAAAGGATCCTGACACGGAAATGGGTTATAGTTACTATTTGGGTGTTAAATCAGCCAAATCAatccaaatatttaatttaatagctttacaaatttgattgatttatacttatagaaaattcaaagaaaagatATCTTTCATTAAGGAAGGTCTAACTCGTGGTCCtacaaaaagatataattatttgtgcTCTTTAATTGCCTGAAattaatttaggccaaaagactatttctcatccaaagtATATTGTTATATCAAGtttttatctgttaattttaaaaatttcatttacccacttataaactattaaaattaatggtttaaaagATAGAATTGTTATTTATTCGACGAAgctctttaatttttcaagttagATTTCAATTGTTTGATATTTCAAAAGAGGAAAGAGAGACCGTCGAAGCATATTGATGTCTTTGGAGAGCTTCGTCATTGGTGATGATGTTAAATTTGATActagagattgaaaactaaaccttagaggaaatgctattttttaaaatttgatttagaggaaaatagttaatttttagggattaagagaaaaaaaaaatcttaaaaaattagaattttattaattttaacaatttaaaaataggtaaataagatttttaaaattaataatgataactttgaaataataatatacttgagtaggtgggaataagtccttaggccattaatttataattatgctGTGAAGACCCCTAAGGCCAGGGCGGCCACCTTGAACAACGTTGATTAGTTTGCATGCTGAATATGATCAACAAAAACGACAAGATGAAAATTTTCTGCAAGAAAGACAGCTGAGATCCATGATTTGAACTCGTGGTGTGTCTGTTcgataaaaatattacttaggGGACCGGCAGCAGCTCCCCTTGACGCAGCGGAAAAAGTAAGGCTTATCTCAACCTACAGGAAAATTTATAAGCCatacaaaattttctcttataagAATCCCTGCAATTGGATTCTTTTTAAGAAACCCCATTTGAAAATGGTTAAACCAATCATAAGGAATTATTTAAAgggtatattattatataattaataattaaaaattaaaaataatataatatttaattatataataatatattattatttatatataaaattatttattattattatttttcaaatgaaagGACTGAACAATCAATGTACTGCCAAGCTGACCTCACATGCAAACCAACTGCATGTCAATGATGCAGCGTGCCTTGGATTTTTCAAAGCTCCGACAATATTTTGTATGTGGTTAATTTTTCACCCATATAATTTACATATGAGACAAGAAGGCCAAGAATGAGACCAAACTAAAGTGAATGAAAGCTTGTGAAATAGACAATTAGTTcacaagttaataaaattaataaaatattaatatttttataaaaaagatttaaatttaattttttattatatttataaaactcttatgtatttaatataatagttgTGAGTTCAAATATTATGTCATAGAATATCTATCTAATCAATATAGATAGAGTTCCTTggttttccaaaaaataaataaataaaaatttgatatataaaaattttgtaaagagATGgacctatatatataaaaaaaatgatatattactatatgattatatattcttttatttttaatttaaaattacttaattaaatggtaacattttatcatttgtgttcattatttgtatatatggttttattgaaaaatatatatatgagaaagtTACTCCAACACTATACTAGTCTTTGGAGATAAATGATTGATCAAGTGATTTGGAGATGACTTTAGAGATTCAAACTGGAATTTGAAAGTGAATtctaggttaaaaaaaaaaaaattgatgttagTACCTTGTCTTCACAATTATTAGTTGTGATATTTTCTCGTATGAAAGTTGATCGATAATGATTTTTGCAAATGTGGGTTTAGGTTGTTTTCAAGTTAATGTCAATTTAGACTTTAGTACACTCGTCGTTTAAGAGAAGGTATCTTTTACAAAGGTcagaaaaacattttaaaagaGAACTAATCAGAAGTTTTCAAATAacttatattattgaataatattataaataattgagatAAGCAATGACATTGATGGAGGAGGGTGTTGATTGTCCTTATAAATCAACTGTCCCCAccaaatgcaataaaattacatccatatGTGTCATTTTGCTAGGGTTGCCCCATCTTGTAGGGTTTTTGTAACTTTCTTTCTAGGAAACTTTCACATATTCATATCTTCTTTCATGAACACCTTTCAAATGCATGGTTCAATAAGCTTTACTAGttaatattcaattttgaaatattattaataaaatttaaactcttattcttatatttaaaatattttttttacccatttAAAATACCCTTACAAAGGGTTTCAAATATTGAGATAAACATGTAAGTGTTGGAACGCTCGATTTCATAAATTGtcacaatcaataaaaatttaactattataGATAGGTTTAGAAAGATAATGTGCTTGTGGTACATAACATTTGCGATAGTTTCTTCAATTGGTGATCCTGAGGTGGATTTAAAAGCGGCAATCAATTTTAAACCCATGCATAGATTAATGATTGACTCCAAGTTTCTGTCACAAAATAAAGTCAAGAAGTAGATAGAATTTCGCTATTTGAAAGCAATTAAAAAGGGCAAATATTGATATTGACAAATAAAATGGGGTGGTGATTGTCGGCAGCGTAAATTTGTATTAGTGAAATTGTGTTTAATTGTGACAA contains:
- the LOC123213101 gene encoding uncharacterized protein At4g06744-like, yielding MASISYLCSSFMLFLLIVHSCLHHNVTGGPQSRRGDLEIIIGGGVVGPAPPPEYEECPPPPPPPPPSPPPPPSPPPPPSPPPPPSPPPPPSPPPPPSPPPPPPPPPPPPPPRPRPPPRPPQNKLLIQARKVIQRFRTSILSDPQGITDSWKGKDVCKYKGFACDTRPDVKLKAVAGVDFNGYNFSGPSLNFSGFLEQLNDLAIFHVNSNNFALSIPKLTSKIKYLYELDVSNNKLSGEFPMEVLNCKKLTFLDLRFNSLSGNVPPEIFNLDLDVLFINNNYFTGNLPSNLGSTRALYLTFANNEFTGPIPSSIGSAKYLLEVLFLNNKFSGCLPYEIGFLRNATVFDVSKNMLTGPIPRSFGCLASMQNLNFSYNQFYGPVPEMVCKLPKLDNLTLSYNYFTQIGRECRKLLMKNKLDIRMNCILDLPFQRSPEECRKFFSTRMSCPNEKSLNIVPCMKNGYSSHTDTETFYQKSTAELAPAPPSRTYAALVPPRL